A window of the Acanthochromis polyacanthus isolate Apoly-LR-REF ecotype Palm Island chromosome 10, KAUST_Apoly_ChrSc, whole genome shotgun sequence genome harbors these coding sequences:
- the p2ry4 gene encoding P2Y purinoceptor 4 yields the protein METVISNTEALNHSAVFTPILNYTCRFDEEFKYILLPVCYSLVFVVGFVLNAAALWLFLKMRPWNPSTVYMFHLALSDFLYVVSLPTLIYYYANRSHWPFGVAACKIVRFLFYANLYCSILFLTCISVHRYVGICHPIKARTLVKSRHAHTVCAMVWVVVTVCLVPNLIFVTTSRRDNDTLCHDTTSQEAFEEYVNYSSVVMVLLFGIPFMVIMVCYCLMARTLCRPRQGLSARQQGTASRQKSIKLIIIVLVVFAVSFVPFHITRTLYYTSRVLNLHCDFLNIVNFTYKITRPLASINSCIDPILYFLAGDHYRSKLMSVLTGKRWTTSSQTPEQAQPNSHCIIGLADKNSARKVNEEAQG from the coding sequence ATGGAAACGGTCATCAGCAACACAGAGGCACTCAACCATTCAGCGGTCTTCACCCCGATCTTAAACTACACCTGTCGCTTTGATGAGGAGTTCAAATACATCCTGCTGCCTGTGTGCTACAGTCTGGTGTTTGTGGTCGGCTTCGTGCTCAATGCTGCAGCGTTATGGCTGTTCCTCAAGATGCGTCCGTGGAACCCCAGCACGGTCTACATGTTCCACCTCGCCCTGTCCGACTTCCTATACGTTGTCTCGCTGCCCACCCTCATCTACTACTACGCCAACCGAAGCCACTGGCCTTTCGGCGTGGCTGCCTGCAAAATCGTGCGCTTTCTCTTCTACGCCAACCTCTACTGCAgcatcctcttcctcacctgCATCAGCGTGCATCGGTACGTCGGCATCTGCCATCCCATCAAGGCGCGGACCCTGGTGAAGTCCCGTCATGCCCACACTGTGTGCGCCATGGTGTGGGTTGTCGTGACTGTGTGTCTGGTGCCCAACCTCATCTTCGTCACCACCTCCAGGAGGGACAACGACACCTTGTGCCACGACACAACCAGCCAGGAGGCCTTCGAGGAGTACGTGAACTACAGCTCCGTCGTCATGGTGCTGCTGTTTGGCATCCCGTTCATGGTGATTATGGTGTGTTACTGCCTGATGGCGCGGACTCTCTGTCGGCCCAGACAGGGATTATCTGCCCGCCAGCAGGGCACCGCTTCACGTCAGAAGTCCATCAAACTCATCATTATAGTGCTGGTGGTGTTTGCGGTTAGCTTTGTGCCGTTTCACATCACTCGTACTCTCTACTACACCTCCCGAGTGCTGAATCTTCACTGTGACTTCCTCAACATTGTAAACTTTACCTACAAGATCACCAGGCCGCTGGCGAGCATCAACAGCTGCATTGATCCCATTCTGTATTTTCTGGCCGGGGATCACTATCGCTCCAAACTCATGTCGGTTCTGACAGGAAAGAGATGGACGACGAGCAGCCAAACACCTGAACAGGCACAACCGAACAGTCACTGCATTATTGGTTTGGCTGATAAGAACTCGGCCAGAAAAGTTAATGAAGAGGCTCAGGGATAG